Proteins encoded by one window of Canis aureus isolate CA01 chromosome 13, VMU_Caureus_v.1.0, whole genome shotgun sequence:
- the SLC39A2 gene encoding zinc transporter ZIP2 isoform X2, protein MEPLLGAKIGCLLALLLLTLGCGLIPICFKWFHTDAATGRHRRALSLLGCASAGVFLGAGLMHMTAEALEGIESEIQGLMMQDGKGGQRL, encoded by the exons ATGGAGCCACTGCTAGGAGCGAAAATTGGCTGCCTGTTGGCCTTGCTGCTCCTCACCCTGGGCTGCGGCCTTATTCCCATCTGCTTCAAGTGGTTCCACACTGATGCAGCTACAG GCCGTCACCGCCGGGCCCTCAGCCTCCTGGGCTGCGCCTCCGCGGGGGTCTTCCTGGGAGCGGGGCTCATGCACATGACCGCCGAAGCCCTGGAGGGAATCGAGTCTGAGATCCAGGGGCTCATGATGCAG GACGGAAAGGGTGGGCAACGCCTCTGA
- the SLC39A2 gene encoding zinc transporter ZIP2 isoform X1, whose amino-acid sequence MEPLLGAKIGCLLALLLLTLGCGLIPICFKWFHTDAATGRHRRALSLLGCASAGVFLGAGLMHMTAEALEGIESEIQGLMMQNRTERVGNASEDSDSAQMGYPYGELLISLGFFLVFLLESLALQCCPGAAGGTTVQEEEWGGTHVPGLHSHGPPPSPSKGPLGSLVLLLSLSFHSVFEGLAVGLQPTVAATVQLCLAVLAHKGLVVFGVGLRLVRRGAGARWAALSILSLALMSPVGLVLGLAATEGDPQGGRGLAQAVLEGVAAGTFLYVTFLEVLPRELASPEAPLLKWGCVAAGFAFMAFIALWA is encoded by the exons ATGGAGCCACTGCTAGGAGCGAAAATTGGCTGCCTGTTGGCCTTGCTGCTCCTCACCCTGGGCTGCGGCCTTATTCCCATCTGCTTCAAGTGGTTCCACACTGATGCAGCTACAG GCCGTCACCGCCGGGCCCTCAGCCTCCTGGGCTGCGCCTCCGCGGGGGTCTTCCTGGGAGCGGGGCTCATGCACATGACCGCCGAAGCCCTGGAGGGAATCGAGTCTGAGATCCAGGGGCTCATGATGCAG AACAGGACGGAAAGGGTGGGCAACGCCTCTGAGGATTCCGACTCCGCTCAG ATGGGGTACCCCTACGGAGAGCTCCTCATCTCCCTGGGCTTCTTCTTGGTCTTCCTCTTGGAGTCGCTGGCGTTGCAGTGCTGTCCTGGGGCCGCTGGAGGAACCACGGTGCAGGAGGAGGAGTGGGGTGGCACTCACGTCCCGGGACTGCACAGCCACGGACCGCCACCCTCTCCCTCGAAGGGGCCCCTTGGGTCCCTTGTCCTCTTGCTCTCACTGTCCTTTCACTCGGTGTTCGAGGGCCTGGCCGTGGGGCTGCAGCCGACGGTAGCGGCCACGGTGCAGCTCTGTCTGGCCGTCCTGGCTCACAAGGGGCTCGTGGTGTTTGGCGTGGGCCTGCGGCTGGTGCGCAGAGGCGCTGGAGCCCGCTGGGCCGCGTTGTCCATACTGTCGCTGGCTCTCATGTCCCCCGTGGGCCTCGTCCTGGGGCTGGCTGCCACTGAAGGGGACCCTCAGGGGGGGCGAGGCTTGGCCCAGGCTGTGTTAGAAGGCGTGGCTGCCGGCACCTTTCTGTACGTCACCTTCCTCGAAGTTCTGCCCCGGGAACTGGCCAGCCCCGAGGCCCCTCTGCTCAAGTGGGGCTGCGTAGCTGCCGGGTTCGCCTTCATGGCCTTCATCGCCTTGTGGGCCTGA
- the NDRG2 gene encoding protein NDRG2 isoform X1 — MAELQEVQITEEKPLLPGQTPETAKEAELAARILLDRGQTHSVETPYGSVTFTVYGTPKPKRPAILTYHDVGLNYKSCFQPLFQFGDMQEIIQNFVRVHVDAPGMEEGAPVFPLGYQYPSLDQLADMIPCILQYLNFSTIIGVGVGAGAYILSRYALTHPDTVEGLVLINIDPNAKGWMDWAAHKLTGLTSSIPEMILGHLFSQEELSGNSELIQKYRNIITHAPNLENIELYWNSYNNRRDLNLERGGAVTLRCPVMLVVGDQAPHEDAVVECNSKLDPTQTSFLKMADSGGQPQLTQPGKLTEAFKYFLQGMGYMASSCMTRLSRSRTASLTSAASIDGNRSRSRTLSQGSESGTLPSGPPGHTMEVSC, encoded by the exons ATGGCGGAGCTGCAGGAGGTGCAGATCACAGAGGAGAAGCCGCTGTTGCCAGGGCAGACGCCCGAGACGGCCAAG GAGGCTGAGTTAGCTGCCCGAATCCTCCTGGACCGGGGACAG ACTCACTCTGTGGAGACACCGTATGGCTCTGTCACTTTTACTGTCTATGGGACCCCCAAGCCCAAACGCCCAGCAATACTCACCTACCATGATGTAGGACTCAACT ATAAGTCTTGCTTCCAGCCGCTCTTTCAGTTCGGGGACATGCAGGAAATCATTCAGAACTTCGTGCGGGTTCATGTGGATGCCCCTGGAATGGAAGAGGGGGCTCCCGTGTTCCCTTTGGG GTATCAGTACCCGTCTCTGGACCAGCTCGCGGACATGATCCCTTGCATTCTGCAGTACCTGAA TTTCTCCACAATAATTGGAGTTGGTGTTGGAGCTGGAGCCTACATCCTGTCACGATATgct CTGACCCACCCGGATACAGTCGAGGGGCTTGTCCTCATCAACATTGATCCCAATGCCAAGGGTTGGATGGACTGGGCAGCCCACAAG CTAACAGGTCTCACCTCTTCCATTCCGGAGATGATCCTCGGACATCTTTTCAGCCAG gagGAGCTGTCTGGAAACTCGGAGCTGATACAGAAGTACAGAAACATCATCACACATGCGCCCAACCTGGAGAACATTGAACTGTACTGGAACAGCTACAACAA TCGCCGAGACCTGAACCTGGAGCGTGGTGGTGCCGTCACCCTCAG GTGCCCTGTGATGCTGGTGGTGGGAGACCAAGCACCCCATGAAGATGCAGTG GTGGAGTGTAACTCAAAGCTGGACCCCACCCAGACCTCTTTTCTCAAG ATGGCCGACTCTGGAGGTCAGCCCCAGCTGACGCAG CCAGGCAAGCTGACCGAGGCCTTCAAGTACTTCCTGCAAGGCATGGGCTACA TGGCCTCGTCCTGCATGACTCGCCTGTCGCGATCGCGCACGGCCTCGCTGACCAGTGCGGCGTCCATTGATGGCAACCGGTCCCGCTCCCGCACCCTGTCGCAGGGCAGCGAGTCTGGGACTCTCCCTTCAGGGCCGCCGGGGCATACCATGGAGGTCTCCTGCTGA
- the NDRG2 gene encoding protein NDRG2 isoform X2: MAELQEVQITEEKPLLPGQTPETAKTHSVETPYGSVTFTVYGTPKPKRPAILTYHDVGLNYKSCFQPLFQFGDMQEIIQNFVRVHVDAPGMEEGAPVFPLGYQYPSLDQLADMIPCILQYLNFSTIIGVGVGAGAYILSRYALTHPDTVEGLVLINIDPNAKGWMDWAAHKLTGLTSSIPEMILGHLFSQEELSGNSELIQKYRNIITHAPNLENIELYWNSYNNRRDLNLERGGAVTLRCPVMLVVGDQAPHEDAVVECNSKLDPTQTSFLKMADSGGQPQLTQPGKLTEAFKYFLQGMGYMASSCMTRLSRSRTASLTSAASIDGNRSRSRTLSQGSESGTLPSGPPGHTMEVSC; this comes from the exons ATGGCGGAGCTGCAGGAGGTGCAGATCACAGAGGAGAAGCCGCTGTTGCCAGGGCAGACGCCCGAGACGGCCAAG ACTCACTCTGTGGAGACACCGTATGGCTCTGTCACTTTTACTGTCTATGGGACCCCCAAGCCCAAACGCCCAGCAATACTCACCTACCATGATGTAGGACTCAACT ATAAGTCTTGCTTCCAGCCGCTCTTTCAGTTCGGGGACATGCAGGAAATCATTCAGAACTTCGTGCGGGTTCATGTGGATGCCCCTGGAATGGAAGAGGGGGCTCCCGTGTTCCCTTTGGG GTATCAGTACCCGTCTCTGGACCAGCTCGCGGACATGATCCCTTGCATTCTGCAGTACCTGAA TTTCTCCACAATAATTGGAGTTGGTGTTGGAGCTGGAGCCTACATCCTGTCACGATATgct CTGACCCACCCGGATACAGTCGAGGGGCTTGTCCTCATCAACATTGATCCCAATGCCAAGGGTTGGATGGACTGGGCAGCCCACAAG CTAACAGGTCTCACCTCTTCCATTCCGGAGATGATCCTCGGACATCTTTTCAGCCAG gagGAGCTGTCTGGAAACTCGGAGCTGATACAGAAGTACAGAAACATCATCACACATGCGCCCAACCTGGAGAACATTGAACTGTACTGGAACAGCTACAACAA TCGCCGAGACCTGAACCTGGAGCGTGGTGGTGCCGTCACCCTCAG GTGCCCTGTGATGCTGGTGGTGGGAGACCAAGCACCCCATGAAGATGCAGTG GTGGAGTGTAACTCAAAGCTGGACCCCACCCAGACCTCTTTTCTCAAG ATGGCCGACTCTGGAGGTCAGCCCCAGCTGACGCAG CCAGGCAAGCTGACCGAGGCCTTCAAGTACTTCCTGCAAGGCATGGGCTACA TGGCCTCGTCCTGCATGACTCGCCTGTCGCGATCGCGCACGGCCTCGCTGACCAGTGCGGCGTCCATTGATGGCAACCGGTCCCGCTCCCGCACCCTGTCGCAGGGCAGCGAGTCTGGGACTCTCCCTTCAGGGCCGCCGGGGCATACCATGGAGGTCTCCTGCTGA
- the TPPP2 gene encoding tubulin polymerization-promoting protein family member 2 isoform X1, translating to MASEAGKTFQRFAVFGESSSSGTEMNNKNFSKLCRDCGIMDGKTVTSTDVDIVFSKVKAKNARTITFQQFQEAMKELGQKRFKDKKPDEALENIYKLMEGKDPATTGVTKATTVGGVSRLTDTSKYTGSHKERFDESGKGKGIAGREEATDNSGYATLPRMASRKSIVMFLRNEVLLSPDPRRTEGLPPGPSAPAGIRELSCPVPSGKHSDEWWGRCKGK from the exons ATGGCATCAGAAGCAGGGAAAACGTTCCAGCGGTTTGCTGTCTTCGGAGAATCCTCGAGCAGCGGCActgaaatgaacaacaaaaacttCTCCAAGCTCTGCAGGGACTGTGGCATCATGGACGGCAAGACGGTCACCTCCACTGATGTGGACATCGTATTCAGCAAAGTCAA GGCCAAGAATGCCCGAACCATCACATTTCAGCAGTTCCAGGAGGCGATGAAAGAACTGGGCCAGAAGCGATTCAAGGACAAGAAGCCAGATGAAGCTCTGGAGAACATTTATAAGCTCATGGAGGGCAAGGATCCAGCTACCACTGGTGTTACC AAAGCAACAACAGTGGGGGGGGTGAGCCGGCTGACGGACACCAGCAAGTACACGGGCAGCCATAAGGAGCGTTTCGACGAGAGTGGCAAGGGCAAAGGCATCGCAGGCCGGGAAGAGGCGACCGACAACTCAGGCTAT GCAACCCTCCCCCGGATGGCGAGCAGGAAAAGCATTGTCATGTTTCTGAGGAACGAAGTGCTGCTTAGTCCTGACCCTCGGAGAACAGAGGGCCTGCCACCCGGCCCCTCAGCCCCAGCGGGAATCCGAGAGCTCAG ctgtccaGTACCATCTGGAAAGCACTCTGACGAATGGTGGGGGCGATGTAAAGGTAAATAA
- the TPPP2 gene encoding tubulin polymerization-promoting protein family member 2 isoform X2, which yields MASEAGKTFQRFAVFGESSSSGTEMNNKNFSKLCRDCGIMDGKTVTSTDVDIVFSKVKAKNARTITFQQFQEAMKELGQKRFKDKKPDEALENIYKLMEGKDPATTGVTKATTVGGVSRLTDTSKYTGSHKERFDESGKGKGIAGREEATDNSGYVSGYKGAGTYDKKNSK from the exons ATGGCATCAGAAGCAGGGAAAACGTTCCAGCGGTTTGCTGTCTTCGGAGAATCCTCGAGCAGCGGCActgaaatgaacaacaaaaacttCTCCAAGCTCTGCAGGGACTGTGGCATCATGGACGGCAAGACGGTCACCTCCACTGATGTGGACATCGTATTCAGCAAAGTCAA GGCCAAGAATGCCCGAACCATCACATTTCAGCAGTTCCAGGAGGCGATGAAAGAACTGGGCCAGAAGCGATTCAAGGACAAGAAGCCAGATGAAGCTCTGGAGAACATTTATAAGCTCATGGAGGGCAAGGATCCAGCTACCACTGGTGTTACC AAAGCAACAACAGTGGGGGGGGTGAGCCGGCTGACGGACACCAGCAAGTACACGGGCAGCCATAAGGAGCGTTTCGACGAGAGTGGCAAGGGCAAAGGCATCGCAGGCCGGGAAGAGGCGACCGACAACTCAGGCTATGTGAGTGGCTACAAGGGTGCTGGCACCTATGATAAGAAGAACAGCAAATAA
- the TPPP2 gene encoding tubulin polymerization-promoting protein family member 2 isoform X5 — MASEAGKTFQRFAVFGESSSSGTEMNNKNFSKLCRDCGIMDGKTVTSTDVDIVFSKVKAKNARTITFQQFQEAMKELGQKRFKDKKPDEALENIYKLMEGKDPATTGVTKATTVGGVSRLTDTSKYTGSHKERFDESGKGKGIAGREEATDNSGYGPSVTRCEL, encoded by the exons ATGGCATCAGAAGCAGGGAAAACGTTCCAGCGGTTTGCTGTCTTCGGAGAATCCTCGAGCAGCGGCActgaaatgaacaacaaaaacttCTCCAAGCTCTGCAGGGACTGTGGCATCATGGACGGCAAGACGGTCACCTCCACTGATGTGGACATCGTATTCAGCAAAGTCAA GGCCAAGAATGCCCGAACCATCACATTTCAGCAGTTCCAGGAGGCGATGAAAGAACTGGGCCAGAAGCGATTCAAGGACAAGAAGCCAGATGAAGCTCTGGAGAACATTTATAAGCTCATGGAGGGCAAGGATCCAGCTACCACTGGTGTTACC AAAGCAACAACAGTGGGGGGGGTGAGCCGGCTGACGGACACCAGCAAGTACACGGGCAGCCATAAGGAGCGTTTCGACGAGAGTGGCAAGGGCAAAGGCATCGCAGGCCGGGAAGAGGCGACCGACAACTCAGGCTAT GGTCCCAGCGTCACGCGCTGTGAGCTGTAG
- the TPPP2 gene encoding tubulin polymerization-promoting protein family member 2 isoform X3: protein MASEAGKTFQRFAVFGESSSSGTEMNNKNFSKLCRDCGIMDGKTVTSTDVDIVFSKVKAKNARTITFQQFQEAMKELGQKRFKDKKPDEALENIYKLMEGKDPATTGVTKATTVGGVSRLTDTSKYTGSHKERFDESGKGKGIAGREEATDNSGYVTGIHRPYLPERNSNS from the exons ATGGCATCAGAAGCAGGGAAAACGTTCCAGCGGTTTGCTGTCTTCGGAGAATCCTCGAGCAGCGGCActgaaatgaacaacaaaaacttCTCCAAGCTCTGCAGGGACTGTGGCATCATGGACGGCAAGACGGTCACCTCCACTGATGTGGACATCGTATTCAGCAAAGTCAA GGCCAAGAATGCCCGAACCATCACATTTCAGCAGTTCCAGGAGGCGATGAAAGAACTGGGCCAGAAGCGATTCAAGGACAAGAAGCCAGATGAAGCTCTGGAGAACATTTATAAGCTCATGGAGGGCAAGGATCCAGCTACCACTGGTGTTACC AAAGCAACAACAGTGGGGGGGGTGAGCCGGCTGACGGACACCAGCAAGTACACGGGCAGCCATAAGGAGCGTTTCGACGAGAGTGGCAAGGGCAAAGGCATCGCAGGCCGGGAAGAGGCGACCGACAACTCAGGCTAT GTTACTGGTATCCACCGTCCTTATCTCCCGGAGAGGAATAGTAATTCCTGA
- the TPPP2 gene encoding tubulin polymerization-promoting protein family member 2 isoform X4, with the protein MASEAGKTFQRFAVFGESSSSGTEMNNKNFSKLCRDCGIMDGKTVTSTDVDIVFSKVKAKNARTITFQQFQEAMKELGQKRFKDKKPDEALENIYKLMEGKDPATTGVTKATTVGGVSRLTDTSKYTGSHKERFDESGKGKGIAGREEATDNSGYLSSTIWKAL; encoded by the exons ATGGCATCAGAAGCAGGGAAAACGTTCCAGCGGTTTGCTGTCTTCGGAGAATCCTCGAGCAGCGGCActgaaatgaacaacaaaaacttCTCCAAGCTCTGCAGGGACTGTGGCATCATGGACGGCAAGACGGTCACCTCCACTGATGTGGACATCGTATTCAGCAAAGTCAA GGCCAAGAATGCCCGAACCATCACATTTCAGCAGTTCCAGGAGGCGATGAAAGAACTGGGCCAGAAGCGATTCAAGGACAAGAAGCCAGATGAAGCTCTGGAGAACATTTATAAGCTCATGGAGGGCAAGGATCCAGCTACCACTGGTGTTACC AAAGCAACAACAGTGGGGGGGGTGAGCCGGCTGACGGACACCAGCAAGTACACGGGCAGCCATAAGGAGCGTTTCGACGAGAGTGGCAAGGGCAAAGGCATCGCAGGCCGGGAAGAGGCGACCGACAACTCAGGCTAT ctgtccaGTACCATCTGGAAAGCACTCTGA
- the TPPP2 gene encoding tubulin polymerization-promoting protein family member 2 isoform X6, translating to MKELGQKRFKDKKPDEALENIYKLMEGKDPATTGVTKATTVGGVSRLTDTSKYTGSHKERFDESGKGKGIAGREEATDNSGYATLPRMASRKSIVMFLRNEVLLSPDPRRTEGLPPGPSAPAGIRELSCPVPSGKHSDEWWGRCKGK from the exons ATGAAAGAACTGGGCCAGAAGCGATTCAAGGACAAGAAGCCAGATGAAGCTCTGGAGAACATTTATAAGCTCATGGAGGGCAAGGATCCAGCTACCACTGGTGTTACC AAAGCAACAACAGTGGGGGGGGTGAGCCGGCTGACGGACACCAGCAAGTACACGGGCAGCCATAAGGAGCGTTTCGACGAGAGTGGCAAGGGCAAAGGCATCGCAGGCCGGGAAGAGGCGACCGACAACTCAGGCTAT GCAACCCTCCCCCGGATGGCGAGCAGGAAAAGCATTGTCATGTTTCTGAGGAACGAAGTGCTGCTTAGTCCTGACCCTCGGAGAACAGAGGGCCTGCCACCCGGCCCCTCAGCCCCAGCGGGAATCCGAGAGCTCAG ctgtccaGTACCATCTGGAAAGCACTCTGACGAATGGTGGGGGCGATGTAAAGGTAAATAA
- the RNASE13 gene encoding putative inactive ribonuclease-like protein 13, which yields MAHAVTRLLFLQLLLGPTLVVDIRVQIATKKFRMLHIEYPRVNYPEGFQGYCNGLMGYVRGKKQSWFCPQTHYMVHAPWREIQKFCRYSDSFCENYNEYCTLTEDSFPVTICSLASQQPPTSCNYNDTLTNQRLYLLCSGKRDAEPIGIIGLY from the coding sequence ATGGCACACGCTGTGACCCGGCTCCTGTTTCTCCAGCTCCTTCTAGGGCCAACTCTGGTTGTGGACATCAGGGTGCAGATTGCCACCAAGAAATTCCGCATGTTACACATCGAGTATCCCAGGGTTAACTACCCAGAGGGCTTCCAGGGCTATTGTAACGGTCTCATGGGCTACGTGCGGGGCAAAAAGCAGAGCTGGTTTTGCCCCCAAACCCATTATATGGTGCATGCCCCCTGGAGAGAGATCCAGAAGTTCTGCAGGTACAGCGACAGCTTCTGCGAGAATTACAATGAATACTGTACGCTCACAGAGGACTCCTTCCCTGTCACCATCTGCTCTCTGGCCTCTCAACAGCCGCCCACGAGCTGCAACTACAACGACACCCTAACCAACCAAAGGCTCTATCTGCTCTGTTCTGGAAAGCGTGATGCTGAACCGATAGGTATCATTGGCCTCTACTAG